The Gloeocapsa sp. PCC 73106 genome has a segment encoding these proteins:
- a CDS encoding glycoside hydrolase family 31 protein has product MPQYFGKLPAVESPWSSIETIKSVKVSDRHVDILCGKALLRLSILADNLIRVRFAPQGQWLPRRSWAVTVDDADWELVPFQFQETEKVIEIKTEQINVRIERDPCRIYYRDNNGQSFACDAEQGIGWRTGAIAGWKKIEPGEHFYGFGERTGLLDKRSEIKTNWTIDSVDYDSLTNEMYQAIPFFIGLRPQLSYGIFLNSTFWSEFDMGAKEPGVWRMETRTQELDYYIIYGLEPAQILQTYSQLTGRMPLPPRWALGYHQCRWGYDSQAVVRQIAHEFRTRRIPCDVIHLDIDYMRGYRVFTWSPKRFPNPAKFFKDLAREGFNIVTIVDPGVKYEPEGDYAVFDEGVEKDYFVRNPDGQLFHGYVWPDKAVFPDFLRPEVRQWWGECHKILTEAGVAGIWNDMNEPSIADRPFGDRGNKIWFSLDTCQGPSDELASHAETHNIYGLMMVQACYEGLKTLRPGQRSFMLTRSGFAGIQRWSSVWMGDNQAIWEHLELSLPMLCNMGLSGVPFVGCDIGGFAGNSSAELFARWMQVGMLYPLMRAHSAMTTDRREPWVFGDRVERICREFIELRYRLLPYIYTLFQKATTTGTLILAPLLYHYPNDPKTYHLHDQVMLGPFLMAAPIYRPGVEHRAVYLPEGTWYDWWSNASYQGPTNILADAPLEIMPLYVKAGAIIPMQPVMQYVDEQVVEELTLRIYPGNGEFTLYEDDGRTFEYQQQDAWATTSYHVYQEGSQIIVDIKAREGQWTTPPNREVIVEVVGVGEQRFPDTGIARQLKFN; this is encoded by the coding sequence ATGCCACAATATTTTGGAAAGCTACCGGCTGTTGAATCGCCTTGGTCAAGTATAGAAACAATAAAATCAGTAAAAGTGAGCGATCGCCATGTAGATATCCTGTGTGGAAAAGCCCTACTTAGGCTGAGTATACTGGCGGACAATTTAATTCGCGTGCGTTTCGCGCCTCAAGGACAATGGTTACCACGTCGCTCTTGGGCTGTTACCGTAGACGATGCCGATTGGGAGTTGGTCCCTTTCCAATTTCAAGAAACAGAGAAAGTAATCGAGATAAAAACCGAGCAGATCAACGTGCGTATTGAGCGCGATCCTTGCCGGATTTACTATAGGGATAATAACGGTCAATCTTTTGCTTGCGACGCAGAGCAAGGGATAGGCTGGCGTACAGGAGCCATAGCGGGATGGAAAAAAATTGAGCCTGGCGAACACTTCTATGGGTTTGGAGAACGCACCGGCTTATTGGATAAACGCAGTGAAATCAAGACAAACTGGACGATCGATTCAGTAGACTACGATTCCCTCACCAACGAAATGTATCAGGCGATTCCATTTTTTATAGGGTTGCGTCCCCAGCTCAGTTACGGAATCTTTTTGAATAGCACCTTTTGGAGCGAGTTTGACATGGGTGCAAAAGAGCCTGGAGTCTGGCGAATGGAAACCCGAACCCAAGAACTCGATTACTACATTATTTACGGCCTTGAACCCGCTCAAATCTTACAAACTTATAGCCAATTAACTGGACGAATGCCCCTACCTCCCCGTTGGGCATTAGGATACCATCAATGTCGCTGGGGATATGACTCTCAAGCTGTTGTTCGTCAGATCGCTCATGAGTTTCGTACCCGCAGAATTCCCTGTGATGTCATTCATCTCGACATTGACTATATGCGCGGCTATAGGGTATTTACCTGGAGTCCCAAACGATTTCCTAACCCGGCTAAGTTTTTTAAAGATCTTGCCCGAGAAGGTTTTAACATCGTGACTATCGTCGATCCAGGGGTTAAATACGAGCCAGAAGGAGACTACGCTGTATTTGACGAAGGTGTAGAAAAAGACTATTTTGTGCGCAATCCGGACGGACAATTGTTTCATGGCTATGTTTGGCCAGACAAGGCTGTTTTCCCCGACTTTTTACGGCCTGAGGTTCGCCAATGGTGGGGTGAGTGCCACAAAATTCTCACCGAGGCGGGAGTAGCGGGAATTTGGAATGATATGAACGAGCCTTCCATCGCTGACCGACCTTTCGGCGATCGCGGCAACAAAATCTGGTTTTCTTTGGATACTTGCCAGGGCCCATCAGATGAGCTGGCTAGTCATGCTGAAACCCATAATATCTATGGATTGATGATGGTTCAAGCTTGTTATGAAGGACTTAAAACACTGCGCCCTGGACAACGTTCGTTTATGCTAACCCGTTCGGGCTTTGCTGGAATTCAGCGTTGGTCTTCAGTATGGATGGGAGATAATCAGGCAATTTGGGAACATTTAGAACTGTCTTTGCCCATGCTCTGCAATATGGGATTGTCGGGAGTTCCTTTCGTCGGCTGCGATATTGGCGGTTTCGCAGGGAATAGTTCTGCTGAATTGTTTGCGCGCTGGATGCAAGTAGGAATGCTTTATCCCCTGATGCGGGCTCACTCAGCCATGACAACAGACCGTCGGGAACCGTGGGTGTTTGGCGATCGCGTTGAGCGCATCTGTCGCGAGTTTATTGAGTTGCGCTATCGATTGTTGCCTTACATTTACACTCTTTTCCAGAAAGCGACCACTACAGGTACTCTTATTTTGGCCCCCTTACTTTATCATTACCCCAACGACCCTAAAACCTATCATCTTCACGATCAAGTGATGCTAGGACCGTTTCTAATGGCTGCACCGATTTACCGTCCTGGGGTTGAACATCGAGCTGTGTACTTACCAGAGGGAACTTGGTATGATTGGTGGAGCAATGCTTCTTATCAAGGACCGACTAATATTCTAGCGGACGCTCCTCTGGAAATTATGCCTCTTTATGTCAAAGCAGGTGCGATTATTCCTATGCAGCCTGTTATGCAATATGTTGATGAGCAGGTTGTGGAAGAATTAACATTGCGAATTTACCCAGGTAACGGCGAGTTTACTTTATACGAAGATGATGGTCGTACGTTTGAGTATCAACAACAAGATGCTTGGGCCACTACTTCTTACCATGTTTATCAAGAAGGTTCACAGATTATTGTCGATATTAAAGCGCGCGAGGGACAATGGACGACTCCCCCAAACCGCGAAGTTATTGTTGAGGTAGTAGGGGTAGGAGAACAGCGTTTTCCAGATACTGGCATAGCTCGTCAGTTAAAATTTAACTAA